The Candidatus Deferrimicrobiaceae bacterium genome has a segment encoding these proteins:
- a CDS encoding DUF6600 domain-containing protein, giving the protein MRWMRMVGIVAISLALSAIPGHAVEEDEYEGVPAYSVTRLKIFEGTAWVRTPDSGDWEEFPTNSPVPARSLISIPDGSEAELQFHGGQFVLLTAGTELSVRGVEDDATAFRLRSGEIRFSLPETDFAPVRVMIPGGGKAEFAVPGRYWMTASETGETTLIVRKGQGTISRNEGELPVRAGEQALIGEEVRISRYAGEERDSYEEPPPLSDTEKQTGVPPAAAYELRDYGEWVNSQEYGYVWRPRVSPGWSPYYYGRWGWVSPYGWTWISYEPWGWYPYHYGYWYTDAVFGWVWYPFHSFVSLSFAFGNYHYPYYHSRAYYYPANVRFVRDGSRVRWVPLRPGERRGRIAFTRSDSRLSSWERPLSRGTVYVRRGGSSAGEWRDWTAVRRESREAVRTRSTTPRGEGGVRMQSGSRTGPARREQGIDRSRPGRGERPQESIRGTERPAQERPARPERLQRESPPSARPQSRSESRMQGVREPARSERYGNRVRERGSSPGQVAPLRGVRESSPRIRERAPALPGRTTPDAGRALGPGAGGRSVPGGVPTVERSMENRSPSRERSGGTRGDAVRDVGRGGYDFGTGGGRGGRSVR; this is encoded by the coding sequence GGGATTGTGGCGATTTCCCTGGCCCTGTCCGCCATTCCGGGACATGCGGTGGAAGAGGACGAATACGAGGGTGTTCCGGCGTATTCCGTCACCCGTCTGAAGATTTTCGAGGGAACCGCATGGGTGCGAACCCCGGACTCCGGGGACTGGGAAGAGTTTCCCACCAACAGCCCCGTGCCCGCCAGGTCGTTGATCAGCATCCCGGACGGATCCGAGGCGGAGTTGCAGTTCCACGGGGGGCAATTCGTCCTCCTTACCGCCGGCACCGAGCTGTCCGTCCGTGGTGTGGAAGACGATGCCACGGCATTCCGGCTCCGGTCCGGGGAGATCCGGTTCTCCCTGCCTGAAACCGATTTTGCCCCCGTCCGCGTCATGATCCCGGGGGGAGGGAAGGCGGAGTTTGCCGTCCCCGGCCGATATTGGATGACCGCCTCGGAAACCGGTGAGACGACATTGATCGTCCGCAAGGGCCAAGGGACCATCAGCAGGAACGAGGGTGAGTTACCGGTCCGGGCGGGGGAGCAGGCGTTGATCGGGGAAGAGGTGCGGATCAGTCGCTATGCCGGCGAAGAACGCGACTCCTACGAGGAGCCCCCCCCTCTCTCGGACACCGAGAAACAGACCGGCGTTCCCCCGGCGGCGGCATACGAACTCCGGGATTACGGGGAATGGGTGAATTCGCAGGAATACGGGTATGTGTGGCGTCCGAGGGTGTCCCCGGGGTGGTCCCCGTATTATTACGGGAGATGGGGCTGGGTCTCCCCGTACGGGTGGACCTGGATCTCCTACGAGCCGTGGGGGTGGTATCCCTACCATTACGGGTACTGGTACACCGACGCGGTCTTCGGCTGGGTCTGGTATCCGTTCCATTCGTTCGTCTCCTTATCCTTTGCGTTCGGGAACTATCACTACCCCTATTATCATTCTCGCGCGTATTATTACCCCGCGAACGTCCGTTTCGTCCGGGACGGCAGCCGTGTGCGGTGGGTTCCGCTTCGACCCGGCGAGCGGAGGGGACGCATCGCATTCACCCGTTCCGACTCCCGGCTTTCCTCGTGGGAACGCCCGCTTTCGCGCGGGACCGTCTACGTGCGGCGGGGAGGGAGCAGTGCGGGCGAGTGGCGCGACTGGACCGCCGTCCGGAGAGAGAGCCGTGAAGCGGTTCGGACGCGGAGCACGACCCCTCGCGGGGAAGGAGGGGTGAGGATGCAGAGCGGGTCAAGAACAGGTCCGGCGCGAAGGGAACAGGGGATCGACCGGTCCCGACCCGGAAGGGGCGAGCGACCCCAGGAGAGCATCCGGGGAACGGAACGCCCGGCGCAAGAGCGCCCGGCGCGGCCGGAGAGGTTGCAGCGGGAATCGCCTCCGTCAGCCAGACCGCAAAGTCGATCGGAATCCCGAATGCAGGGGGTAAGGGAGCCGGCCCGATCGGAGCGGTACGGGAATCGCGTCCGGGAGCGGGGATCCTCCCCCGGTCAGGTGGCGCCTCTGAGAGGCGTAAGGGAGTCCTCTCCGCGAATCCGGGAGAGGGCGCCGGCGCTTCCGGGGAGAACGACGCCCGATGCCGGACGCGCCCTGGGACCCGGAGCAGGAGGCAGGTCGGTTCCGGGAGGCGTTCCCACCGTGGAACGCTCGATGGAAAACCGTTCCCCCTCCCGGGAGAGATCCGGGGGAACCCGGGGTGATGCCGTTCGGGACGTCGGCCGAGGCGGATACGATTTCGGTACCGGGGGCGGCCGCGGGGGCAGATCCGTCCGGTGA